In one Triplophysa rosa linkage group LG13, Trosa_1v2, whole genome shotgun sequence genomic region, the following are encoded:
- the LOC130563534 gene encoding protocadherin gamma-A11-like: MAVLSFHLCLGDLRYSISEERRRGSTLGKIAQDLGMDTKTLSSRKPRVDFEGTKRYCDINHQTGELVVNERIDREALCGQKQSCAIHFDFFLENPLELHRVTLEIQDINDNAPKFKNEAIDIEIRESAIKGARFSLDEAYDPDLGTNSVHSYTLSNNEHFILSPKGADRGRLPEIVLENELDREKQDRLSLILTAYDGGSPQRTGSVVVNIRVLDANDNVPVFTQPVYEVSLHENVPVETVVFRVSASDADEGPNGEVTYEFSYLSIDSENLFTIDQKTGEIKVKGDIDFEESSSFELRIRAKDGAGQATSCTVLINVVDVNDNAPVIIIKSLNTPVRENLPSGSEIGIIYVQDKDSTSNGDIKCSIEQQVPLKLVPSVKNHFALVTTTELDRERQAEYNISLTATDGGAPPLFSSKTFHLSVADVNDNAPIFEKQLYSAHVAENNKPGSSVLSVTAKDTDWRQNGTVVYSLLSSDVNDAPVSSFLSINGDTGVIHSVRSFDYEQLKSFKLLVLARDNGSPPLSSNVTVSVFITDENDNAPQILYPSPDGNSFMTEMVPKAALAGSLVSKVIAVDADSGQNAWLTYHIIKASDPGLLTIGVHSGEIRTQRDLSESDSMKQNLIVSVRDNGQPSLSATCAMYLLVSDNLAEVPELKDMSHDESSTKLTFYLIIALVSVSTFFLTFIIIILAVRFCRRRKPRLLFDGAVAIPSAYLPPNYAEVEGAGTLRSTYNYDAYLTTGSRTSDFKFVRSYNEGTLTADLTLKKPQSAVDDLEGLDADMSDSLQV; the protein is encoded by the coding sequence ATGGCCGTCCTCAGTTTTCATCTTTGTCTCGGAGATCTCCGCTATTCCATCTCGGAGGAGAGGCGACGAGGATCTACACTCGGAAAAATTGCTCAAGATTTAGGAATGGACACGAAAACTCTGTCGTCTCGCAAACCTCGTGTGGATTTTGAAGGCACTAAACGATACTGCGACATAAACCATCAAACAGGAGAGCTTGTTGTAAATGAGAGGATTGATCGGGAGGCTTTGTGTGGTCAAAAACAATCGTGCGCcattcattttgatttttttcttgagAACCCTTTAGAACTACATCGGGTGACTTTAGAAATTCAGGACATAAACGACAACGCTCCGAAATTCAAAAATGAAGCTATTGATATAGAAATTCGTGAGTCGGCGATAAAAGGAGCTCGCTTTTCTTTAGACGAAGCATATGACCCGGATTTAGGTACTAACAGCGTGCACAGCTACACTCTGTCAaacaatgaacattttattCTGTCTCCTAAAGGCGCGGATCGTGGTAGACTCCCAGAAATTGTATTGGAAAATGAGCTCGACAGGGAGAAGCAGGACCGCTTATCTCTGATTTTAACTGCATATGACGGAGGCTCTCCACAGCGGACTGGCTCAGTGGTCGTGAACATCCGCGTTTTAGATGCAAATGACAATGTTCCAGTGTTTACGCAGCCAGTGTATGAGGTGAGTCTTCATGAAAACGTCCCTGTTGAAACCGTAGTATTTAGAGTCAGTGCCAGTGATGCAGACGAGGGCCCGAATGGGGAAGTGACGTATGAGTTTAGTTACCTTTCCATCGACTCTGAAAATCTATTTACTATTGACCAAAAAACGGGTGAGATAAAAGTTAAAGGGGACATAGATTTCGAAGAGTCTTCCTCATTTGAGCTCCGCATCAGAGCTAAAGATGGAGCCGGCCAAGCAACGTCATGTACAGTTCTTATTAACGTTGTGGATGTAAATGACAACGCTCcggtaattattattaaatcctTGAACACACCTGTTCGCGAGAACCTGCCTTCTGGGTCAGAAATTGGCATAATATATGTTCAAGACAAAGACTCTACGTCCAACGGTGATATTAAATGCTCCATAGAACAACAGGTACCGTTAAAATTAGTCCCATCTGTCAAAAATCACTTTGCATTGGTTACTACAACCGAGCTGGATCGCGAGAGACAGGCAGAGTACAACATATCTTTGACTGCCACAGATGGAGGCGCTCCTCCGCTCTTTTCGTCCAAAACATTTCACTTGAGTGTGGCTGATGTAAATGACAACGCACCTATATTTGAAAAACAGCTATATAGTGCTCACGTAGCAGAAAACAATAAACCTGGTTCTTCTGTTTTATCAGTCACCGCAAAAGACACGGACTGGAGACAGAATGGCACTGTAGTTTATTCTCTGTTGTCTTCTGATGTCAATGACGCACCGGTTTCCTCCTTTTTATCCATTAACGGAGACACCGGTGTCATTCATTCCGTGAGGTCATTTGATTATGAACAGTTAAAGAGTTTTAAATTGCTGGTGTTAGCCAGAGATAACGGTTCTCCTCCTCTGAGCAGTAACGTGACCGTTAGTGTCTTCATAACGGATGAGAATGACAACGCCCCTCAGATATTATACCCCTCCCCTGATGGAAACTCCTTCATGACCGAGATGGTACCCAAAGCTGCGCTGGCGGGCTCTCTGGTGTCCAAAGTAATCGCCGTGGACGCGGATTCTGGTCAGAACGCGTGGCTCACCTATCACATTATTAAAGCGAGTGATCCGGGACTTTTAACTATCGGTGTTCACAGCGGAGAAATCAGGACACAGCGAGACCTTTCTGAATCTGACAGCATGAAACAGAACCTTATTGTCTCAGTGAGAGATAACGGACAGCCCTCCCTCTCTGCCACGTGCGCAATGTATTTACTTGTATCAGATAACTTGGCTGAAGTTCCAGAACTGAAAGACATGTCTCATGACGAGAGCAGCACCAAACTCACTTTTTATCTGATCATCGCGCTGGTGTCCGTTTCCACTTTCTTCCTgaccttcatcatcatcatactgGCAGTGAGGTTTTGTCGCAGGAGAAAGCCCAGACTGTTGTTTGATGGAGCTGTAGCCATTCCCAGCGCGTATCTCCCTCCAAATTACGCAGAGGTGGAGGGCGCGGGAACTCTCCGCAGCACTTACAATTATGACGCATACCTGACCACGGGCTCGCGCACGAGTGACTTCAAGTTCGTCAGATCTTATAATGAGGGTACACTGACTGCTGACCTGACGCTGAAAAAACCTCAGTCTGCTGTGGATGATCTCGAGGGACTTGATGCTGACATGAGCGATTCGCTTCAGGTATGA
- the LOC130563567 gene encoding protocadherin beta-15-like, producing MDFQSFLVNERMCGFLFFMIMAHTANGDVSYSIPEEMKRGYAIGNIAKDLGLDVNGLSSRKARIDTEGNRKRYCDINLHSGDLIVADRIDREDICEKKAPCVIKQELVLENPLELFRIILTIEDINDNSPQFTETVIKFEIRESSVKGSRYLLDEAHDADIGVNSVQSYTLQNNEHFLLSVLSAANGGKYGELVLNKELNREQQKEVTLILTAVDGGTPPRSGTVAIHVTVLDANDNAPVFSQAVYKVSLPENSPVDTVVVTVSATDADEGQNGEVTYAFGHLSENFRQLFFLDVKSGEIKVVGNIDYEEKNSIELPVQAKDGQGLAGRSIVLLDVVDVNDNAPIIIIKSLNSPVPENASPGTEVGIINVQDRDSENNGQVRCSIHQNIPFKLVPSIKNYYSLVTTGELDRELVSDYNITITATDKGSPPLSSIKNVHFTVADVNDNPPVFEEQNYRARVQENNKPGSSICSVSATDPDWRQNGTVVYSLLPSDVNGAPVSSFLSINGDTGVINAVTSFDYEQIKSFKVLVLARDNGSPPLSSNVTVSVLITDENDNTPQILYPSLDGNSFMTEMVPKATQAGSLVSKVIAVDADSGQNAWLSYHIIKASDPGLFTIGVHSGEIRTQRDLSESDSMKQNLIVSVRDNGQPSLSYTCALFLLISDNLAEVPELKDMSHDESSSKLTFYLIIALVSVSTFFLTFIIIILAVRFCRRRKPRLLFDGAVAIPSAYLPPNYAEVEGAGTLRSAYNYDAYLTTGSRTSDFKFVRSYNEGTMTADLTLKNTQSAFNDLEGLDAEIVDSFKV from the coding sequence ATGGATTTCCAAAGCTTTTTGGTAAATGAAAGAATGTGTGGCTTTTTGTTCTTCATGATCATGGCGCACACCGCAAATGGAGATGTGAGCTATTCCATTCCGGAGGAGATGAAGCGAGGATATGCGATTGGAAATATAGCTAAAGATCTTGGGCTCGATGTAAACGGACTGTCGTCTCGTAAGGCTCGCATTGACACTGAAGGTAACAGAAAACGATACTGCGATATTAATCTACATTCAGGTGATCTTATTGTAGCGGATAGGATAGACAGAGAAGATATATGTGAGAAGAAGGCTCCGTGCGTTATAAAACAGGAGCTCGTGCTGGAAAATCCATTGGAGCTGTTCCGTATCATTCTCACTATTGAAGACATAAATGATAATTCACCGCAGTTTACAGAAACTGTTATTAAATTCGAAATAAGGGAATCATCGGTCAAAGGATCTCGTTACTTGTTAGATGAGGCCCACGATGCGGATATTGGTGTAAATTCAGTGCAGTCATAcacattacaaaataatgaaCATTTTCTGCTAAGTGTCCTTTCAGCGGCAAATGGAGGAAAATATGGAGAGCTCGTGCTGAATAAAGAGTTGAATCGTGAGCAGCAGAAAGAGGTGACTTTAATTCTTACTGCGGTTGACGGTGGGACTCCACCGAGATCAGGTACTGTAGCCATACACGTCACTGTGCTGGATGCTAATGATAATGCTCCAGTCTTTAGTCAGGCCGTCTATAAAGTCAGTCTGCCTGAAAATTCTCCTGTAGATACTGTAGTGGTTACAGTGAGCGCTACTGATGCTGACGAGGGACAAAACGGAGAGGTGACATATGCATTTGGCCATTTGTCTGAAAACTTTAGACAGTTATTTTTCCTTGATGTGAAGTCTGGAGAAATTAAAGTAGTTGGGAATATTGATTATGAGGAGAAAAACTCTATCGAACTGCCAGTTCAAGCTAAAGATGGTCAAGGGCTGGCAGGACGATCTATTGTATTATTAGATGTTGTTGATGTGAATGATAACGCCCccattataataattaaatcTCTGAATAGTCCCGTTCCCGAGAATGCGTCACCCGGTACAGAGGTTGGCATCATTAATGTGCAGGACAGAGACTCTGAGAATAACGGACAGGTGCGCTGCtccattcatcaaaatatcccATTTAAACTCGTTCCTTCAATCAAAAATTACTATTCTCTAGTGACCACAGGTGAATTAGACCGCGAGTTAGTGTCTGATTATAATATCACAATTACTGCTACTGATAAAGGCTCTCCCCCTTTGTCTTCGATAAAGAATGTTCACTTTACTGTAGCTGACGTGAATGATAATCCACCTGTATTTGAAGAGCAGAATTACAGAGCTCGCGTGCAGGAAAATAACAAACCGGGTTCCTCTATTTGTTCAGTATCAGCTACAGATCCGGACTGGAGACAGAATGGAACTGTAGTTTATTCTCTGTTACCTTCTGATGTCAATGGCGCACCTGTTTCCTCCTTTTTATCAATTAACGGAGATACCGGGGTCATTAATGCAGTGACGTCATTTGATTATGAACAGATAAAGAGTTTTAAAGTGCTGGTGTTAGCCAGAGATAACGGTTCTCCTCCTCTGAGTAGTAACGTCACCGTGAGTGTCTTGATAACGGATGAGAATGACAACACCCCTCAGATATTATACCCCTCTCTGGATGGAAACTCCTTCATGACCGAGATGGTACCCAAAGCTACTCAGGCGGGCTCCCTGGTGTCCAAGGTGATCGCCGTGGACGCGGATTCTGGACAGAACGCGTGGCTCTCCTATCACATTATTAAAGCGAGTGATCCGGGACTTTTCACTATCGGTGTCCACAGTGGAGAAATCAGGACACAGCGAGACCTTTCTGAATCTGACAGCATGAAACAAAACCTTATTGTCTCAGTGAGAGATAACGGACAGCCCTCCCTCTCTTACACGTGCGCATTATTTTTACTTATATCAGATAACTTGGCTGAAGTTCCAGAACTGAAAGACATGTCTCATGACGAGAGCAGCTCCAAACTCACTTTTTATCTGATCATCGCGCTGGTGTCCGTTTCCACTTTCTTCCTgaccttcatcatcatcatcctggCCGTGAGGTTTTGTCGAAGGAGAAAGCCCAGACTGTTGTTTGATGGAGCTGTAGCCATTCCCAGCGCTTATCTCCCTCCAAATTACGCAGAGGTGGAGGGCGCGGGAACTCTCCGCAGCGCTTACAATTATGACGCATACCTGACCACGGGCTCGCGCACGAGTGACTTCAAGTTCGTCAGATCTTATAATGAAGGCACGATGACTGCTGACCTGACGCTGAAAAATACTCAATCCGCTTTTAATGATCTTGAGGGACTTGATGCGGAAATTGTTGACTCGTTTAAGGTatga